TTCCGCGCAACAGCAATGGTCATCGCCCTTTGAGGCGGGATTTTCGTGCCGATCCGCCCCACGAAAGGAGCATCAAACGGTATCGGCAACCAGCTCAGCGAGCCATCACGCCGTCGTTGCCATCCGATATTTGGTCAAACTATTGAAGAATGATTCCGATTCGCATTCGATCCCCGACGCACTCCGGGAGGCGGGCAAAGCGATCACCAAATCCAAAGGCTTGGCCGCCGGCATGCAGTATTGCCACAACTTGGCCGTCCACCTGGAGATGATTCCCGCCCGCCCATCGGAATGAGTCCGCCTAACATTCCCACACTCGCCACAAATTCAATTGATCGAATTTACTCATTCCGAATGATTGAGGATCAATATCATTTGCGCCCACATGATGAAAATTTCGTGAGGTTCGCCACTTGTCTGGGGCAAACCACCCGCCTATAATGGGAACAGACAGGCGCAAATTGGAATAATTGTCAACTAACCATAAGCCTGTCGTTGCAATCAGGTCGACTCCCCCCCTCTATCCGACCTGAACCAATCGCCTTTCTCAATGGGTTGAGAGAGGTTCCCAATCGGAATCGAATCATCGAGGGAATCATGCGACCACACTCCCGCATGAGCCGTGCTCGCACGGGCTTTACGCTCATTGAATTGCTGGTGGTTATCGCCATCATTGCCATTCTCATTGGCTTGCTATTGCCTGCGGTGCAGAAAGTGCGTGCTGCTGCGGCTCGATTGCAAAGTCAGAATAACGTCAAACAGATCATGCTGGCGTGTCACAGCTACCATGATGCCCTGATGGTGCTGCCGCCGCTCTCGGCGACGCTTCCGGGTGGGGTCAATCCGGTCTCGACGCAGTTTCATCTGCTGCCGTACCTGGAGCAAGACAATCTGTATCGGCTGGGCATCTCGCAAGGTGGTGCCTGGACTGGGAATGCCTCGGGATCGGGGGCACAGGAGCTGAAAGTCTTTACCTCGCCTCGAGATGCGAGCAATCCGAAATCGCCCTGGGTCGAGAATAACGGCGGCACCTGGGGCCATAGCAATTACGCGGCCAATCATGCGATTTTCGGTGTGCCCGGTGGTGGAAACACCAATTCTCGCTTGACGTTGAATGCGATTACCGATGGCACCTCGAATACCGTCGGATTCGGCGAACAGTACGCGGTCTGTGGCTCGGGCGAAACCGAAGGCGGCAGCGTGAACTACCACAAATTATGGGCCTACAACGTCACCTGGCGATGGGAACGCGGCCCCTACTTCGACACGCGAATTATGAGCGGCAATACGATTTCTCCGGTCCTCGGATCGGCGGCCACTCCCCCGCAAAACGCCCCCACCGTCAACGCCTGCAACCCCTACCTGCTCCAAGCGATGGATCCATCCGGGTGCATCGTCGGCCTGATGGATGGCAGCGTGCGGCTGGTGAATTCGTCCATCAGCGGCACCACCTGGTGTACGGTCATTTGGCCGAATGATGGACTGGTTGTCGGCTCCGATTGGTAAGCCATTTGGCAACGCATCTCGATCGCAAGCCCTGACTTCAACGGGATTTGCGATCGCATCCGAATGCATCGCACGCAATTCACTGCAAAGGACTCTCCCATGTTCCGATCGCGTGGCCGATCCCTGTTGGTATCCTTGGCGATTCTGGCGGCCGTCCCGATTCTGGGCATTGTCGGCTGCTCGGATTCCGGGGTGAAGAAAATCACCGTCAGCGGCACCATCACCTACAAGGGGCAACCGCTGTCGTCTGGCATGCTGACCGCCATTGGCAGCACCAATAACGAAGTGACTTCCGCATCGATCCAAACCGATGGCAGTTTCATTCTGACCGATGTGATTCCGGGACCGGTGAAAATCGGCATTATTCCAACGCCGGTATCGATGTCGTCATCAAATGGCAAAGCCGCCCCGAAACGCCCACCGGTGAATCTCC
This DNA window, taken from Tuwongella immobilis, encodes the following:
- a CDS encoding DUF1559 family PulG-like putative transporter → MRPHSRMSRARTGFTLIELLVVIAIIAILIGLLLPAVQKVRAAAARLQSQNNVKQIMLACHSYHDALMVLPPLSATLPGGVNPVSTQFHLLPYLEQDNLYRLGISQGGAWTGNASGSGAQELKVFTSPRDASNPKSPWVENNGGTWGHSNYAANHAIFGVPGGGNTNSRLTLNAITDGTSNTVGFGEQYAVCGSGETEGGSVNYHKLWAYNVTWRWERGPYFDTRIMSGNTISPVLGSAATPPQNAPTVNACNPYLLQAMDPSGCIVGLMDGSVRLVNSSISGTTWCTVIWPNDGLVVGSDW